A window of the Myxococcus virescens genome harbors these coding sequences:
- a CDS encoding serine/threonine protein kinase, which translates to MPVIVWRGMCPDSGVPAEGFPIDFYRGERIGKYEVVTQLSVGGMAELFLGFTSGPGGFRKYVVIKRVLPDARDNAQFERMFLDEARITAAFNHPNIAQVFDLGREDDGLYLAMEFIAGQNLNQITGACLRRQEQLPLGFTLSVARDVCMALHYAHTYTAPSGAPSPVIHRDVAQKNIMVTYDGVVKLLDFGIAKAKDSLERTNVGTVKGTTGYMSPEQVRGDTLDGRSDLFSVGVMMHELITGARLFAGKNERDEMMKILEAPVPWPSHVSPHVPEEVSKVVMRALERSREKRFANGRDMARAIEAAAGKLLLDAHDRAALMQDWFAERMSATRVMLESADGTTNGVMLDSAKRALRSDDGPYLPERNDIPTPSNGVAGMPRKPSRKVPAAAASRKASAAVEDTPQPPESKASNVLWGLVLMGILVGGGYAAWHLSKVLNETVEEEDASVLRTLPQHDPNLPVYLGPGSGPPTDAGNTEASAKAVGGEDAEGARSKEAASARPVKGRGKLTLLVLPEAEVFRGKKRVGRTPMFNVAMPAGEHDLTIVGPDGKKRMLSVPISAGETTQFRLKLAEIPER; encoded by the coding sequence ATGCCTGTTATCGTCTGGCGCGGGATGTGCCCCGACAGCGGGGTGCCGGCGGAGGGTTTCCCCATCGACTTCTATCGGGGCGAGCGCATCGGGAAGTACGAGGTCGTCACGCAGCTCTCCGTGGGCGGAATGGCGGAGCTGTTCCTGGGCTTCACTTCGGGTCCGGGTGGCTTCCGCAAGTACGTGGTCATCAAACGGGTGCTGCCGGACGCGCGGGACAATGCGCAGTTCGAACGCATGTTCCTGGACGAGGCGCGCATCACCGCGGCCTTCAACCACCCGAACATCGCGCAGGTGTTCGACCTGGGGCGCGAGGATGACGGGCTCTACCTGGCCATGGAGTTCATCGCCGGGCAGAACCTGAACCAGATTACCGGCGCGTGCCTGCGCCGCCAGGAGCAGCTCCCGCTGGGCTTCACGTTGTCGGTGGCGCGCGACGTCTGCATGGCGCTGCACTACGCGCACACCTATACGGCGCCTTCTGGCGCGCCCAGCCCCGTCATCCACCGCGACGTCGCCCAGAAGAACATCATGGTGACGTACGACGGCGTGGTGAAGCTGCTCGACTTCGGCATCGCCAAGGCGAAGGACAGCCTGGAGCGCACCAACGTCGGCACGGTGAAGGGCACCACCGGGTACATGTCCCCGGAGCAGGTGCGGGGCGATACACTGGACGGCCGCAGTGACTTGTTCTCCGTCGGGGTGATGATGCACGAGCTCATCACCGGCGCGCGCCTGTTCGCGGGCAAGAACGAGCGCGACGAGATGATGAAGATTCTGGAGGCGCCCGTCCCCTGGCCCTCGCACGTTTCGCCGCACGTGCCCGAAGAGGTGTCCAAGGTGGTGATGCGGGCGCTGGAGCGCAGCCGCGAGAAGCGCTTCGCCAACGGCCGGGACATGGCTCGGGCGATTGAAGCGGCGGCGGGCAAGTTGCTGCTGGACGCGCATGACCGGGCCGCGCTGATGCAGGACTGGTTCGCCGAGCGCATGTCCGCCACGCGCGTCATGCTGGAGTCCGCGGACGGCACCACCAACGGCGTCATGCTGGACTCCGCGAAGCGGGCGCTGCGCAGCGATGACGGGCCCTACCTCCCCGAGCGCAACGACATCCCGACGCCGTCGAACGGCGTGGCCGGCATGCCGCGCAAGCCCTCGCGCAAGGTGCCCGCGGCGGCGGCGTCCCGGAAGGCTTCGGCGGCCGTGGAGGACACGCCGCAGCCGCCGGAGAGCAAGGCCTCCAATGTGCTGTGGGGGCTGGTGCTGATGGGCATCCTGGTGGGCGGTGGCTATGCCGCATGGCACCTGTCGAAGGTGCTGAACGAGACGGTGGAGGAAGAGGACGCGAGCGTGCTGCGCACCCTCCCCCAGCACGACCCGAACCTGCCCGTCTACCTGGGACCGGGCTCGGGCCCGCCCACGGATGCCGGCAACACGGAGGCTTCAGCGAAGGCGGTGGGCGGCGAGGACGCGGAGGGAGCCCGTTCCAAGGAGGCGGCGAGCGCCCGTCCGGTGAAGGGCCGGGGCAAGCTGACCTTGCTGGTGTTGCCGGAGGCGGAGGTCTTCCGAGGCAAGAAGCGGGTGGGCCGCACGCCGATGTTCAACGTGGCCATGCCCGCGGGGGAGCACGACCTGACCATCGTGGGCCCGGACGGCAAGAAGCGCATGCTGTCGGTGCCGATCAGCGCCGGGGAGACGACCCAGTTCCGGCTGAAGCTGGCGGAAATCCCCGAGCGCTGA
- the gshB gene encoding glutathione synthase: MAPLTIGFLMDPLETVRVDHDSTFALMLEAQKRGHQVRYFEQGWLRFNGTCAEARMRHVTVRRELGRHFDILDEAPRPVSSLDVLFMRKDPPVDAEFLHATQLVELCGTGRPPVFINEPAGIRDANEKLFSLRYPDLMPDTRVTSELPVLLDFIARNAAGTILKPVDGFAGKGILFLSATDRNARSAVDMLTRGGREAVMAQAYIPESRQGDKRILLVDGEPVGGVLRVPSDDDHRGNMAAGGVPRKAVLTPRDLEICERLKPELVKRGLRLVGIDVLGSYLTEVNVTSPTGLVEANHLDDVCVEAKVLDVAERLVAERAAR, translated from the coding sequence ATGGCCCCTCTGACCATTGGCTTCCTGATGGACCCGCTCGAGACAGTGCGGGTGGACCACGACTCCACGTTCGCGTTGATGCTCGAAGCGCAGAAGCGCGGCCACCAGGTGCGCTACTTCGAACAGGGCTGGCTGCGCTTCAACGGCACCTGCGCGGAGGCGCGCATGCGCCACGTCACCGTGCGCCGCGAGCTGGGACGGCACTTCGACATCCTCGACGAGGCCCCTCGCCCGGTGTCCTCGCTGGACGTGCTCTTCATGCGCAAGGACCCGCCGGTGGACGCGGAGTTCCTGCACGCCACCCAGCTGGTGGAGCTGTGCGGCACGGGCCGGCCCCCTGTCTTCATCAACGAGCCGGCGGGCATCCGCGACGCGAACGAGAAGCTCTTCTCCCTGCGCTACCCGGACCTGATGCCGGACACGCGCGTCACCAGCGAGCTGCCGGTGCTGCTGGACTTCATCGCGCGCAACGCGGCGGGCACCATCCTCAAGCCAGTAGATGGCTTCGCGGGCAAGGGCATCCTCTTCCTGTCCGCCACGGACCGGAACGCGCGCTCCGCGGTGGACATGCTCACCCGGGGCGGCCGCGAGGCCGTCATGGCGCAGGCGTACATCCCGGAGAGCCGCCAGGGCGACAAGCGCATCCTCCTGGTGGACGGTGAGCCGGTGGGCGGCGTGCTGCGCGTCCCGTCCGACGACGACCACCGCGGCAACATGGCGGCGGGCGGTGTGCCTCGCAAGGCCGTGCTCACCCCGCGGGATCTGGAGATTTGCGAGCGCCTGAAGCCGGAGCTGGTGAAGCGCGGGCTGCGGCTGGTGGGCATCGACGTGCTGGGCTCCTACCTCACCGAGGTCAACGTGACGAGCCCCACCGGCCTGGTGGAGGCGAACCACCTGGACGACGTGTGCGTGGAGGCCAAGGTGCTGGACGTGGCGGAGCGGCTCGTCGCCGAGCGCGCCGCGCGCTGA